A segment of the Aridibaculum aurantiacum genome:
TTGCTTCCAGTTTCTCTAACATCATTTCAGCTAATTCCTTGTAATCTTCGGTTGTTGTCCATTCGTCTTTGTCTTTAAGAACAATGATTAAATCACTTGCTTCAGGTGGCATCGGGTCTGTTGGTACTTCTGCACTTCCTGTTCTGCCAATTACTTCTTTTACTTCAGGAAATGCTTTTATTATTCTTGATGCCTGCATTGATGTTTCAATACTCTGGGACAATGAAGAGCCCTGGGGTAAGATGCAGTGAAAGGCATAATCGCCTTCTTCTAATTGTGGTATGAACTCACCACCCATACGGGTGAAAATGACAATAGAAATGATAGTTAGAACGGCTGCAGCCGTGATAACAATGTACTTCATTCTGATAGCTGCATTTAGAACCGGAGCATATAACTTCTGAAAGAAGTTTATCATTCTATCTGAAAAGGTGACCTTATGACTTATCTTCTTCGATAAGAAGGCGGCTGAAATCATTGGTATGTATGTAAGCGAAAGAATTAATGCACCTAAGATGGCAAAGCCTACAGTCTGCGCCATTGGTCTGAACATCTTGCCTTCAATGCCTACGAGGGTTAGTATTGGTATATAAACTATAAGGATAATGATTTCACCGAATGCTGCACTGCTTCTTATTCTGGATGCTGATTGATATACTTCTTCATCCATTTCTTTTTGAGTAAGTACTTTATTTGATTTTCTTGTAGCTAAGTGGTGCAGGGTTGCTTCAACAATGATTACTGCACCGTCTACTATTAAACCAAAATCAATAGCGCCTAAGCTCATCAGGTTTGCTGATACTCCAAATACATTCATCAATCCTAAAGCAAATAGTAAGGCTAATGGAATAGCTGAAGCAACAATTAACCCTGCCCTTAGATTTCCTAAAAACAGTACTAATACAAATATTACAATCAATGCCCCTTCAACAAGGTTGGTTTCAACTGTTGATATTGCCCGGCTTACAAGTGAGGTTCTATCTAAGTAAGGTTCTATTAGTACATCAGGTGGAAGTGACTTTTTTATAACTTCCATTCTTTCTTTTACACGGGCTACTACTTCTGCACTGTTGCTACCTTTTAGCATCATAACAATACCACCTACAACCTCGCTTTCACCGTTTCTTGTCATTGCTCCATAACGTGTAGCATGACCAAAACGAACATCAGCAACATTGCTTATCATGGTAGGGATGCCGTTTGTATTCTTGACAACTATTCGCCCTATGTCTTCCAAAGAAGTAACTAAACCAATGCCTCTTATGAAATAAGCATTTGGCTTTTTGTCTATGTATGCACCGCCTGTATTGGCATTGTTCTTCTCAAGTGCTTCAAAAATTTCTGCAACACTTACATTTAATGCTTTTAACCTGTTGGGGTCTACAGCTACTTCATACTGTTTCAACATTCCGCCGAAGCTGTTAACTTCTGCTACTCCGGGTGTTCCGTAAAGCTGCCTTGCAACTATCCAGTCCTGCATTGTTCTTAGGTCGCTGGAAGTATACTTGTGTTCACTGCCCTTTTTAGGATGTAAGACGTATTCAAATATCTGCCCTAATCCTGTGCTTACTGGTGCTAACTCCGGCTTGCCTAAACCTTCAGGTATCTGGTCTTCGGCTTCCTTTAGTCTTTCATTTATAAGTTGCCGTGCAAAGTATATGTCTACATCATCGCTAAAAACAACGGTGATTACTGAAAGACCAAACCTTGAAATAGAACGAACTTCTTCAAGGTCGGGAAGGTTGGCAATACTTTGCTCTATGGGGTAGGTAATAAATTGCTCTACCTCCTGGCTTGCCAAGGTTGGAGCATTGGTAATTATCTGAACCTGATTATTTGTAATATCCGGCACTGCATCTATCGGCAGTTTTGTTGCACTCCATACACCCCATGCAATGAGGGCTATTGTCATTACGCCAATGACAAGTTTGTTTTTTATACTGAACAGTATAATCTTATCTAACATTATATAACCTTTCTAAACGTGAAATAATACACGCCTAAACAGCCGAACAGGCTGAAAAGCATTCTGGTAAAAATGAGAAGGTTATACTAAGCGGGGGGGCTGCCAAATAGGTAAGACAATTTCTATGACTTCCTTTGGAAGGAAACTTGTCTCGTGACTTTGAGAGTAGGTAGGTACTTTAGTTACAATTGCAAGAGTATGGTTAATTGAGAAACCTGCACAGCAGGCACAATGACAAAAAGGAGAGCAAGCATCCTCTTCCTGATGGTCTGGCTGGTCTGCCGTCTTCGTTATTTCTGTCTTTGCTTTTGGGTCTTTAGGGGCAGCACCGGTATCAGCACAAGGCATGACGCTAAGTGCTAAGACAAGAAAAGCCATTATGAAAGCAAAGAATTTCATCGGGTGCAAAGGTAACGCTCCTGAACAATTAAAGACAAATGAATATTTGTAGCGTTGTTGCAAGGGGTTTCTGAAATTAAAAAAGCCCCCTAAAAAGGGAGCTGTGAAAGATAACAACGATGCTGACGAACCAGTTGGTGCAAGTACATGCCTGAAGCCGGCAAATGAAACACACGAACATAAGTGCGACGGTGCTGCCAATGAAAGGAATAATGAGGCGGTGTAGTAAGGCTAAGTGAGTAAGCATAACCGATGAAACGTGCAGACTTGGACATAACGTAAATTTTAAATGATGAAAATAAAATGACGCTATGCCTAAATTGCCGTCATTCCCAAGCCAAAAGGAAACGGAATAAATGAAGGCTTCTGTGTGTGGAATTGTGTTTATGCCGTAGTCTTTTGGCTGTCCGGCTCTGGCTTAGTTTGGATTTATGCAACTGCCGGGACGGCAATTAACTTTGTGGAAGATTTTATTTGGAAAACTCGTACTCGATAGCTGGTATACTTTTAGGTTGGAGCTTATTCCTGCCTTACTAAAGTACCTTCCACTTCGTTAGTACAGCTATTGTAAATGTCAATAGGGGCAAGGTTAGCGTATACTATTTTTAACGTTTTTTCATCTAACATTTCAAAGGAACGAGCATTATTCATTTTTTCAATTGTATTGAGATAGCACTTAGTAGAATACTTGTTCACAATACTGAAGTTCGCATCTAAAAGAATAAACCTCGGTTCGCCGCTTCTTCGTGTATCGATAATAGAAATATTTTCAGGAATGCTATACTCTGCCCAGTTTTCATTTTGGTGTTCATCATGCTTGTTTATTGACGAAAATATATTTCTATAGCAATGTGATGCACCTGGATTTAAAATATATTCATAGCCTTCAACCTCACCCTTCAATCTATAGCCATCACCTTCGGTTGTTCTTTGCCACATCATTATTCCACCTTCATCATGAGACGGACCTAAAATTAGACCTCCTTTAGTGCCATTAATTGCCCAGCCTTTGGCAACATAGTCTTCCATTGTTGGAAGTGAAAAAAACATATCATAGAAATACATGTGACAGCTATAAATTGAGGTTATGAAAATCAAAACAATTGTTTTACAAAAACCAAAGGTTATTCTTACCGTACTCCGGTATCACACCGTCCTGAAAATAAGGTGCTATCTGTGCGACCATTTCAGGGTACTTGGTTGTTACGGGTAAGTTCTGCTGCCTGATGGATTTCCAATACATCCGGCTGAACTGGTATACCTGATTGATAAGTTCTCTCATAACTTTTGCATCTCTTAGCCGGTTCTTCTCATTACAATTGATGGTTAGCTTTACCGGGAAAGGGTAACCATCTGCGGAACTGAAAGTTCCATCAGGATAACGGGTGTTGTTGAACAGCAGGTATTTGTCCTGACCGATATTTATATAAGTGCCGCTAACAGGCATCAGTCCTTCCCATTCGGTATCAAAGGCAACAATGTCTTCAGCCTCTGTTTTGTTAACCGTGATGATATAGATAGGAATTTTCCTGTCAAGTTCAAGATTGTCTAACGCCTTTTCTATTGGTTCCAGTTCTTTGCGGCTAAGCTCTTTGTAGAAGTGAATAATTAAGCGGTCGGGTGCATTGTTGATGGCTGCAAAATCTTTTACTGTTTCTTCTATCTTACCTGCAAGCTGGTCCGTCTGGTGCTTCATGAAATAATCGAAGTTGTTGAAGCCTCCGGTATTATCGAAGCTAAAGGCACTACCTAAGTATTGCACCTGGTCTTTTTTATGACGAAACGCACCTATGCCTACAATCAGTTCATTCTTTATTGGTGTATCTAATCGCCAAGGGATACCATCTAACTTAGCTAACATTGCCACTGCTATGTTGGTTAGGCTGTAGGTGTAATTCTTACCCTGTTCAATGAGTTTAGCAGGGTCGATGACTTGTGATGTTATATCCCTTTTTAACAACAGTTCTTTTACCCTGTAGTATAGGATGTGCTTGCTCTCATCATCTACGTTTTTACTGTGTGGAGTAATGTAAATAGCAATGTATTTTACATCAGGGTTAAAGGTTCTTTTAGTACTTAGTATATCTTCAATTTCAGGTAAAGGATTGTCTTTGTCGTTGAAAATTACACTGAAATTTTTTTCGGTATGAAACAGTATTCGTGCATAATCATACAAGCCTTTGAACCAGCCAAAGCCACTTTTAAAATAGGTGTCTAACGTCTTTGCAGTTTCTACATCATCCTTATGCATGACAAAGAACAGGTGAACTTTCGACCAAGGACTTTTCTTGAATGGCTTGAAATCTCTTATACCATACTTCGGTACTTTCCCGGTGTTGTTGCCTCCAAAAGTTAGTTCGTTGCTTTCAAGTTCAGTCTCATTTATTCTGCCCTGGCTAACTTTTATAAAGCTGTCGGTGTTAAGTGGTATTACATCTCTAAACTCTTTCTTCAACAAAAAGTGTTTAGCAAACTGTTGAATTTTATCGAGGTACTTGTCGTAAGGATTGTCCCGTTTGTTTTCGGGCACAGGTAAATTCAGGTGACGGCGCAGCCTGTTATTTATAAGAGGGTACGCTGTCTCAAAATGGGGTTCAGGCAACTTCTCCAAATCTTCAAAGCGTAGCAGCTTGTTATCCTGCACCGTCCAATTGAAATCACTTTGTGAAACATCATGAGTTAGTACCTGTATATTTTGCTTGCTTACTCTCGACCTACCATCATAAGAAACCAGTAGTTCGGGATGGTTGCTTACATGGCAGAGCTGAACCTTTATAGAGAACTTCTCATACACTGTAAATTGTTCTGTTGATTGTTTGGTTGACTTAACCCACACCTGTGTTTCGTTGATGAAGCCTGTTTTTACCAGTTGCTTCTTTGTCTTTTTGAAATGGTAGTTGATAATCCTGTTGTAGTATTTTTTGATTAAGTCAGGGTTTTCATTTTTAAAATCCATTTCCAAACCAAGAAAGCCCGTTCGAGGATAATCGAAAGTTGTGTAAATTTCCTGTACGGTGGTGCTTGCATCAGGAAATAAATTATCGATACGTTTCGGGAATAGCGATTTGTGGAGCTTACAAAAAGAACCTTCTTCGTTTGTGCTAAAGTAAAAGGTCGGCTTTCTCTTCGGAAAGTCGAATGTGAGGATGTTGAACATCAAAATTGGCTTGTTCATAAATAATAAAATTTTTAGTTGTTACCGTAAATTTACTAAAAACATTAGCAGAACTACGCAAAGAAGTGCAGAATGCTGCAAATGTGGAAAAGGTGTGCGGAAAGACGAAAGGCGAACTATGTAGTTCGCCTCCCAAAGGATTTTAAATATAGGTAAGAAATAATAGAAGTGCAGGTTTTAGGAAGTTCAGGAGATTAAGGAAATCAAGGAAACTACTCCTTAGTGTCCTCCGTTTCCTTAGTTTCCTTAAACATCAGGTTTAGATAATGGTCTTTCTTTTCGTGATGCAGCAAACCTTTTTTTGAAAACTCACCAATGTATCCTTCAGCAGTTTTTTCGGGAATTTTCATTTTGGTCGCCACTTTTAAATATCCTTGCCTGTTAAACTCTTTTGGTAATGCATCTAAGAACTTTTCTTTTTGATTTTTTCTTTTAGGCAATTGTGCTTCTGCCGGCAATTCTGAAAATACTTTTGCAGAATGGATAACAAGTGTTTTTACAATTCCCATCGCTGTTTGAAAGTCTCTTTCCTCACACACTAATCTTGATGGCATTTCTCCAGTTTCCATCAGTCTTAATACTGAAAGTATCATTGCAATACGAAAGGCTATTAAGCCAAGGCGACGAACAGTTGCCATATAGTCTAAGCCTTTTAAGGTAATATAGGTTTGCTGTACCTGCTGGAAGAATGTGTTGAATTGTTGTTGCTGGTCAATTGTAAGTGAAAAATGAATTTCAGGGCTGGCTTGTAGTGATTGGAAGAAATGAAAGAACTGCTCACCTAATGCATTAAAGTAATCGTCTAAGCCGTTATCAGTAGAGAAAGTGAAGACATCTTTCCATACCGGCTTTACATTCATGAAATAGAATATGAACCGACTAAACAAACCATTCTCTGCATTTGGTATTAGACTGGAAACCTGTTTTGGCGTTCCTGAAAGCACTGCCGAAAGGCAGGGCAAAGGAATATCTACATACTCACGGTCGGTGCGGCGGTAATAGGAAATTGTTTCGTGGTGAAAGGCTTTTCTAAAGCCGTCACTATAGTTGCCATAATCACTTTTAAACGCCTGGGCTAAAGTATCGCCTTCAGTTTCAAACAGTAACCCTCTACCATCGTTCTCAAACAACAATTGAAATACACCGGTGGTGCTATTGTTGGCAGGTATCAGTAACATCTTCTCTGGTGGCTTGGCTGGTTTTTCTGCTGTTGCATCTTTCCCCTTCTTCTCGTTGTAATCCATCATCTCTAATTCGTGCTGTTGCTTCATCAGTTTAGCCTGGTCACGAAAGTGCTTATGTATGGGTGCTACTATTTGCTTGCAATGAACTAACCTTCCTTTACCTGCTGATGCCTGTGCTGTAATAAATAAGTAAAGGTTTGCAAACACTTTCTTGCCATCGTAGATGCTAAACAGTTTTGGAAAGCAGGCACTCATTGCCACGATAGAGCCTAATAATAAAATATCTTTTTCTTCTGCTGATGTTGCGATAGCAACAACCTTTTGCAGAAATTCAGGTAATTGAGGAAACAAGGTATTTGGCAGGGTTGGAACCTGGTCCTGTAGTTGACCGGTTGCTATATTGATGCCTGCTTGTTTGGCATAATAGAAAAATGTTTTCAATGTTATTCCCTGACCTCTTGATTTCAAGCAATTGTCAAATTGCGTATCACATTCATTTTTGCTGTAGTCAGCATAATAGCAACTGATGCGGTGGAAGTAATTGCGACCGTGTTCTCCGAAGGCATCGGCGAAGGCGAAGCCTATGTTACGCCAATCTCCATAAGCTGATGCAATATCAAGTTTGTTTTCTTCTATCTGTTTTATTACGTGTTCTATCTCTGATACATCTTCACCCGTTGCTAATTCCTGTACCTGTATTTCTTCCTTTGGTTCTTCTGGAAGCAACCATTCAGAAGGTTTGAATATTTTCCGCTCCATTGCTATAAATATTTAGGATTGATGTAAATGTTCGGGTCATGTGGTAAGAAGCAGGCTCTTGAACAATCACTGCCCGAGGTGTCTAATTGTAAACTGTAGGTGAGCTGTAAGTAATTGCTGATGCTTTTGAAATAAACACTGTGTGTTGCCTTCGTTGTGTCTATAGGAATTATCCATTTAAGACCATCACCTGAAGGGGAAACAAACAACAGTTCTGTTTCAAAATATTCATCCTGCAATAGCCTGTCAACCCATTCGCCGGCATTGCTGATGTGGTCAAGGTCGACAGTAAGTAAACCTGAATGCTTTTGTAATGCATTGTCTGCACGTTTAGAAAAGATGCCTGAAAAGGTAACGTAGTCAAAGTGTGCTGCCTTGTAGTCTTTGGCTGCCTTCTTATCATTTATTGAGCGAAGCGAAATTGTTTGCTTTGCAAACTTGTCACTCCTGATGATTTTGTAAACGTCGATAAGTGTAACTGCCTTTTCGGGAATGGTATTTTTTATCGGAGCAAGAAAATAGCTGAAGCATGGCAAAGGCAGTTGTGCAGGCTCTTTTACTTCTGGTCGAACAATGATGTTTCCCCTGTTGTAGAAAGAATACTCTTCGCCTAAGTGTAAATGCAATTCTTCATTCAGCTTTGCAATAAGGTCCTGCTCTTGCAACTTGTAATGCAGTGTTGCAAAGTCAAAAACATTTCCATTGAAGTCTGATAGTTCAGCATCCTTATGTACTGCCAAATTATTTTCAATAGATATAAGCAGCGTTGACTTATCGTTGTTAAATGGGTTCAAAGCAGGTTGGCAGTCCCTTCCCGAAAGGGAAAGGACTGTGCCTGGATAATACTGCTTTAACACGTGGGCATAGATATTAAGCCCGTAATGTGTCTTGTTGAGGATGGCTTCTTTACTTAGTTCCATGACCTGCTGATTTAGAATTTGAATAATTCGCTTCCAGCAGTTGTTCTACATCAGCCACCTTGTAGTAAAACTTTCCATTGATGCGGCTGTATGGTAACGTACCATTATCCCGTAAGGTTTGTAATGTCCGTTTGCTTAGATGCATTGTTTGCATTACTACCTGTCCATCTATCCATGTTTCGTTGAAGTTGTCAAGTTTTGACTTTTTCAAAGAGAGGATGTAGGCTTTAATTACAGCAAAGTCCTGACTTAGCTGTATGAGCATATTTAGTACTTCGTTCATGATTATGCTCCTCCTTTTTTGGTTAGGTAATCACTTGCATTATTCTGCATCTCCTCTTTGGTGGTGTTGCGGTTGCGAAGCAACCACTGGTCCAGCTCCAGCCGTAGGAAATAGATTTTCTTCCCGTTGGGCTTGTAGTGAGGTATGGTATCATCACTTGTCAACTTGTACAAATGACTTGGCGAAAGTTCC
Coding sequences within it:
- a CDS encoding DUF6660 family protein; protein product: MKFFAFIMAFLVLALSVMPCADTGAAPKDPKAKTEITKTADQPDHQEEDACSPFCHCACCAGFSINHTLAIVTKVPTYSQSHETSFLPKEVIEIVLPIWQPPRLV
- a CDS encoding Piwi domain-containing protein gives rise to the protein MNKPILMFNILTFDFPKRKPTFYFSTNEEGSFCKLHKSLFPKRIDNLFPDASTTVQEIYTTFDYPRTGFLGLEMDFKNENPDLIKKYYNRIINYHFKKTKKQLVKTGFINETQVWVKSTKQSTEQFTVYEKFSIKVQLCHVSNHPELLVSYDGRSRVSKQNIQVLTHDVSQSDFNWTVQDNKLLRFEDLEKLPEPHFETAYPLINNRLRRHLNLPVPENKRDNPYDKYLDKIQQFAKHFLLKKEFRDVIPLNTDSFIKVSQGRINETELESNELTFGGNNTGKVPKYGIRDFKPFKKSPWSKVHLFFVMHKDDVETAKTLDTYFKSGFGWFKGLYDYARILFHTEKNFSVIFNDKDNPLPEIEDILSTKRTFNPDVKYIAIYITPHSKNVDDESKHILYYRVKELLLKRDITSQVIDPAKLIEQGKNYTYSLTNIAVAMLAKLDGIPWRLDTPIKNELIVGIGAFRHKKDQVQYLGSAFSFDNTGGFNNFDYFMKHQTDQLAGKIEETVKDFAAINNAPDRLIIHFYKELSRKELEPIEKALDNLELDRKIPIYIITVNKTEAEDIVAFDTEWEGLMPVSGTYINIGQDKYLLFNNTRYPDGTFSSADGYPFPVKLTINCNEKNRLRDAKVMRELINQVYQFSRMYWKSIRQQNLPVTTKYPEMVAQIAPYFQDGVIPEYGKNNLWFL
- a CDS encoding DUF3987 domain-containing protein; this encodes MERKIFKPSEWLLPEEPKEEIQVQELATGEDVSEIEHVIKQIEENKLDIASAYGDWRNIGFAFADAFGEHGRNYFHRISCYYADYSKNECDTQFDNCLKSRGQGITLKTFFYYAKQAGINIATGQLQDQVPTLPNTLFPQLPEFLQKVVAIATSAEEKDILLLGSIVAMSACFPKLFSIYDGKKVFANLYLFITAQASAGKGRLVHCKQIVAPIHKHFRDQAKLMKQQHELEMMDYNEKKGKDATAEKPAKPPEKMLLIPANNSTTGVFQLLFENDGRGLLFETEGDTLAQAFKSDYGNYSDGFRKAFHHETISYYRRTDREYVDIPLPCLSAVLSGTPKQVSSLIPNAENGLFSRFIFYFMNVKPVWKDVFTFSTDNGLDDYFNALGEQFFHFFQSLQASPEIHFSLTIDQQQQFNTFFQQVQQTYITLKGLDYMATVRRLGLIAFRIAMILSVLRLMETGEMPSRLVCEERDFQTAMGIVKTLVIHSAKVFSELPAEAQLPKRKNQKEKFLDALPKEFNRQGYLKVATKMKIPEKTAEGYIGEFSKKGLLHHEKKDHYLNLMFKETKETEDTKE
- a CDS encoding BT4734/BF3469 family protein; the encoded protein is MELSKEAILNKTHYGLNIYAHVLKQYYPGTVLSLSGRDCQPALNPFNNDKSTLLISIENNLAVHKDAELSDFNGNVFDFATLHYKLQEQDLIAKLNEELHLHLGEEYSFYNRGNIIVRPEVKEPAQLPLPCFSYFLAPIKNTIPEKAVTLIDVYKIIRSDKFAKQTISLRSINDKKAAKDYKAAHFDYVTFSGIFSKRADNALQKHSGLLTVDLDHISNAGEWVDRLLQDEYFETELLFVSPSGDGLKWIIPIDTTKATHSVYFKSISNYLQLTYSLQLDTSGSDCSRACFLPHDPNIYINPKYL
- a CDS encoding helix-turn-helix domain-containing protein, which translates into the protein MNEVLNMLIQLSQDFAVIKAYILSLKKSKLDNFNETWIDGQVVMQTMHLSKRTLQTLRDNGTLPYSRINGKFYYKVADVEQLLEANYSNSKSAGHGTK
- a CDS encoding helix-turn-helix domain-containing protein, producing MDEILKRLDKLERLIQSQAQLQKSVLNLNEACSYLELSPSHLYKLTSDDTIPHYKPNGKKIYFLRLELDQWLLRNRNTTKEEMQNNASDYLTKKGGA